CAAACCGCGCCGTCGCCGTGACGTTCGAGGACGTACGCCCACCGTCCGAGGCCGCGGCGGTCGGAGAGGGAACCGATGATCACGACCATCTGTTCCCGTGGCATTCCACGAACTCGGTGATGGAATTCGCGACCGAAGTGTTCCATCGCACCTCTGTCGCCTGGGGTATTCAGGAAAGCGCAGGAGCAGACCTGACCCTCGCGTTACGGATCACGCGTTTCTTCGTGACGGAGAAAGACCAGGCGGTTGGCTCGACCTACGCGGCGGAGGTTCGGATTGGGTTCGCGCTGAAAGACCGCGCTGGGGCTGTGCTGGCCGATGGTGCCAGCGCAGGCAGCGCCCGGCGGTATGGGCGAAAGCGCAGCGGCGAGAATTGCAACGAAGTGCTAAGTGATGCCATCAAAGAAGCGTACGCCAACCTGTTCGACAATCCGAATCTCCAGGCCGCGTGGTCTGGCAAGCGCCCGACGTCGACGAGTCGATCGAACGACGCGGCGCCACCGGCCGCCGGCACGGCATGGTTCGTCGGTCATCGCTGGCTCGTGACGGCCAATCACGTGGTCGAGGGGCACAGCTCGTTGTCGATTGTCCTCGAGGGTGGGACGCAGTTGCCGGTGCGCGCGATCACACGGGATGCCGCGAACGACGTCGCGATCCTCGAGCTTGACGCCGATCCACCGACGACCACCGGGTGCCTCGTGCTTTCTTCCGGGGGACTGATGATGGGGCAGTCAGTCTTCACGGTCGGCTTTCCCCATCCGGACATCATGGGCACGGGGCCAAAGCTCACCACCGGGGAGATCAGCGCGGAACAGGGGCTCATGGACGATCCGCGCCTTTACCAGATCTCTGTTCCGGTGCAGATGGGGAATAGCGGCGGCCCCCTTCTGGGCACGCGTGGCGATGTGGCTGGATTGATTGTCGGCAAGCTGAGTCCACTCGTCATGTTGCGTACGACCGGCGACCTGCCCGAGAATGTCAACTATGCCCTGAAAGCCGACTATATCCGGCCGCTGCTTCGAGGTCTGTCGTTGTGCCAGTCCCCTCGACCCCAACCAGCGCAAGGCGAGACCGATCTGAGCGCAGTCGCCGGCCGCGTCCGTCACGCCGTGGTGATCGTCATTGCGAACTAGAAGACTCCGGGGCCTCCTCTCCGAATTTTCGCGACCGTATCACACCGGCGGGCGTTAGCCGGCCCTCCTGAACATCCCGTGCCTCTCTTCGACGAACTCGAGGTTCGGTCACATCGCGGGGTCGCGTGGCCGCAGAAGGCGCGCGTCGTGAAACCCTTACAGGCCGTACTTGAGCATAGGCCCATCCGGCTCCGGGAGAACGTCTAGACGCAGCCCCACGGTCGGGTCCGGCCGCACGCCGAGGATGTGGCGGTCGAACGCCGCGTGGTGCAGCTTGGACAGCGCCAGTCCGTTCGGCACAACCGGCCGTCTTCGGGGGTATCATAGGCGGCAATCCACGCCCTATCCGGATTTTCGTAGCCGGACCGTGACCAGGGCGGTTGAGCCCGTGAGCCACATCTTCAGCAGGCCTTTCGGACTTAGCAATTGGGTGTTTATCATGCTCGCCGCAGAAGCAGCAAGGTGACCGCCGCCACCAGGATCAGCCCAGGGCAGGTCCTCACCGGCCCGCTCTTCAATGAGCCGATGCGGGTGGAGACCGTCCAGGGCAATGGTCCAGAAAGCTGGGTGGTCGGGCTGGTTGGTGCGCAGTCGGAGCGCTACCGGAAGGTGACGCTGACCACCGCTGAACTCGCGCGCCTCACGATTCTCGACCCTCGTCACTCCTTCAACGGCGATGGGCGCCTTCTCCGTCTCGGTCTCCAGGCCTACGCCCTCGGCATTGCCTACGAGTTCGATCCGTACTTTGGGCTCTCGATTTCCCGCGTGGATCCCCTCCCCCACCAGCTCGAGGCGGTTTACGACTACCTACTCAAACTCGCGCGGGTGCGGTTTCTCCTGGCCGACGACGCCGGAGCGGGCAAGACGATCATGGCGGGCCTGCTCATCCGCGAGCTCGAGCTGCGGGGCCTCGCCGAACGCGTTCTGATCGTCTGCCCGGCCAACCTCGCATTCCAGTGGCAGCGCGAGCTGAAAGAGAAATTTGATACCAAGTTTCTCGTGACCAAAGGACAAGATATCCGCGAGCAGTTCGGGGTCAATCAATGGCTGGAGCGGAACCGGGTCATCACTTCGCTCGATCTGGCGAAGCGCCAGGACATCCTGCCCGGGCTGCGCCAAGTGCACTGGGATCTCGTCATCGTGGATGAGGCGCACCGGATGTCAGCGGCGGACGAAACGCACAAGAGCCTTCGATACAAGCTGGGGGAGCTCTTGCGGGACACCTCGGACCATATGCTTTTGCTCACGGCAACCCCACACAAGGGTGACCCGCTGAACTTCAGCCTGTTTCTGCAGCTCCTCGATGCCGACGCATACGCCGACGTGAAGTCGATCCGCGCGGCTATGGACCGGCGTCGGGCGCCCTTCTACCTGCGACGCACCAAGGAGGCGATGGTCTACTTCCCGGAGCGCCGACCAGACGGCACCTGGGCCGCCGAGAAGATCTTCACCAAGCGCATCCCGCACACGGTGGACTTCCACATCGACGGGGCGGAGTTCGAGCTCTACCGCGAAGTGACGCGGTTTGTGAAGCGCGAGAGCGCGCGCGCCGCGGCCGAGGGTGAAGACCCGCGCGCCCGCGCGATCGGCTTCCTGATGTCCCTCTACCAGCGACGCCTCGCATCTAGCACGTACGCCATGCGGCGTTCGCTGGAGAAACGGGCCCTGCGCCTCCAGGAGGGGCTCAAGCGCGCCCAGGACCTGGCCCGGCTGGCGCCGCCTGACATTCCCGGTCCGGAAGAGATCGAAGAAATGGAGGAGAGCGAGCGCGAGCGGCTCGAGACTTTGCTCGAAGCCATCACGCTGGCGGGAAGCGCCGAACTGGTGCGAGACGAGGTGGAGGAACTGCGGCGCCTGGCGACCCAGGCCCAGGCCGTCGAGAACGCAGGAGCCGAGGCCAAGCTCTCGGAGCTCAAGGGTCTCCTTCGGAAGGAAGGGTTCTTCGACCATCCGGACCAGCGCCTGCTCCTCTTCACCGAGTTCAAGGACACGCTGGACTACCTCGTGACGCGGCTCAAGTCATGGGGCTTCCGCGTCGGCTTCATCCACGGCGGCATGAAGTCGGGCTCCCGCGATGATCCGGGCACGCGCCTCCATGCCGAGCAGCAGTTCCGGGAAGGCGAGATCCAGGTCCTGGTCGCCACCGAGGCCGCGGGCGAAGGGATCAACCTCCAGGTTTGCAACATCCTCTTCAACTACGACATCCCCTGGAACCCGAACCGCCTCGAACAGCGGATGGGCCGCATCCACCGCTACGGCCAGCGCAAGGACTGCCTGATCTTCAACTTCGTGGCCACCAACACGATCGAGGGGCGCGTCTTGCAGCGGCTGCTGGAGAAGCTCCAGGAGATCCGAGACGCCTTGGAAGACGATGCCGTCTTCAACGTCGTGGGGGAGGTCCTGCCGGCGGCTCATGTCGAGCGCGTGCTGCGCGACTACTACGCCGGGCTGCTCGGAGACGCCGACCTCGAGGAGCGCCTTCTCCATAACGTCGACGAGGGACAGTTCCGCGCCATCTGCCAGAACGCCCTGGAAGGGCTGGCGAGCAAGAAGCTCAACCTCGAGATGCTGATCGAGCGGCGCGCGCGGGCGCAGGAGCGCCGCGTCGTTCCGGAGACCATCGCGCGCTTCCTCCGCGAGGCAGCCGAGTTCGTGCCGCTCACCCTCAAGACCATCCCAAGCCTGTCGCACACCTTTGAGCCGGCGCGCACGCCTTCGGTCCTTCGTCGCTACGAGAAGGACCCGGACTGGAAGCTCCCGGCTCTCGCGGACCGCTATCCGCGCTGCTCCACCGACAGGGAGACGGCGGAAACGGAGAAACTGGAATGGGTCACACCCGGCCATCCGTTGTTCGAATCGATCCGGCGGCATACCCACGCCCAGGCGCTCGATGTCCTCGGCAAGGGCGCGACCTTCCACTCCCTCCAGCACGAGCACCCGGCGCGCATCGACTTCTACCGGGCGCGAGTGGTGGATGGACTCGGGCAGGTCATCCACGAGCGACTCTTCGCCGTGGAGATCTCCGAGGATGGCGAGCCTCGACTTCAGGAGCCTGGCCTGCTCGGCAACTTCGCGCCTGCGGATCCGCCGGCCGAGATGCCCGCGGTCGCAGCTCTTCCGGAGCCAACGGCGTGGCTCCACGAGAACGCGCTCGCCCCGTTCCTCGAAGAGACTCGCAAGGATCGCCTGGCCGAGGTCGAGCGGGTCAGCTCGCACGTGGAGCTCTCGCTCACCGAGCTGCTTCAGCGAGCGGACGAGGAGATCGGGCGCGCGGCGGCCGACGTGGAGCAGAAACTCGCCGGCGCAGAGGGACGGCTCGCGCAGGCGGAGACGCGCCACGCGGAGCTGCTCGCCCGCCGCGAGCGCCGCAGGACCGACCTCGACCGCCAGCGGGCGCTCACGCTCCAGGCGGTGGAGCGGCTCGCGAGCGTCCTCGCGCTGCCGCACCCCGAGCGCGAGGCGCCAGAGGTGCGGCGTCTCAAACCGAACTTCGAGACCGAAGCCGTCGCTATGCGCGTGGTGATGGAGCACGAGCGGGCGCAGGGTAGGCAGGTCTACGACGTCTCAGAGAAGAACCTGGGCTATGACGTCACGAGCCTCGACCTTGCCTCTGGCGAGCTGCGGCTGATCGAAGTGAAGGGGCTCGGCGCTGCGAGCGGCACGATCCTGCTCACCCCCAACGAGCGCCGCGTCGCAGAGGATCGGCCCGACTGCTACTGGCTTTACGTCGTCACCAACTGCGACGATGCACCGCGGCTCCAGGAGCCGATCCGCGACCCCGCGAGACTCGACTGGCACGAGGTGACGAAGGTCGCGCACTACTACCT
The nucleotide sequence above comes from Candidatus Dormiibacterota bacterium. Encoded proteins:
- a CDS encoding helicase-related protein — encoded protein: MTAATRISPGQVLTGPLFNEPMRVETVQGNGPESWVVGLVGAQSERYRKVTLTTAELARLTILDPRHSFNGDGRLLRLGLQAYALGIAYEFDPYFGLSISRVDPLPHQLEAVYDYLLKLARVRFLLADDAGAGKTIMAGLLIRELELRGLAERVLIVCPANLAFQWQRELKEKFDTKFLVTKGQDIREQFGVNQWLERNRVITSLDLAKRQDILPGLRQVHWDLVIVDEAHRMSAADETHKSLRYKLGELLRDTSDHMLLLTATPHKGDPLNFSLFLQLLDADAYADVKSIRAAMDRRRAPFYLRRTKEAMVYFPERRPDGTWAAEKIFTKRIPHTVDFHIDGAEFELYREVTRFVKRESARAAAEGEDPRARAIGFLMSLYQRRLASSTYAMRRSLEKRALRLQEGLKRAQDLARLAPPDIPGPEEIEEMEESERERLETLLEAITLAGSAELVRDEVEELRRLATQAQAVENAGAEAKLSELKGLLRKEGFFDHPDQRLLLFTEFKDTLDYLVTRLKSWGFRVGFIHGGMKSGSRDDPGTRLHAEQQFREGEIQVLVATEAAGEGINLQVCNILFNYDIPWNPNRLEQRMGRIHRYGQRKDCLIFNFVATNTIEGRVLQRLLEKLQEIRDALEDDAVFNVVGEVLPAAHVERVLRDYYAGLLGDADLEERLLHNVDEGQFRAICQNALEGLASKKLNLEMLIERRARAQERRVVPETIARFLREAAEFVPLTLKTIPSLSHTFEPARTPSVLRRYEKDPDWKLPALADRYPRCSTDRETAETEKLEWVTPGHPLFESIRRHTHAQALDVLGKGATFHSLQHEHPARIDFYRARVVDGLGQVIHERLFAVEISEDGEPRLQEPGLLGNFAPADPPAEMPAVAALPEPTAWLHENALAPFLEETRKDRLAEVERVSSHVELSLTELLQRADEEIGRAAADVEQKLAGAEGRLAQAETRHAELLARRERRRTDLDRQRALTLQAVERLASVLALPHPEREAPEVRRLKPNFETEAVAMRVVMEHERAQGRQVYDVSEKNLGYDVTSLDLASGELRLIEVKGLGAASGTILLTPNERRVAEDRPDCYWLYVVTNCDDAPRLQEPIRDPARLDWHEVTKVAHYYLSVDAMKRPMLVRESTPPYGGTS
- a CDS encoding HNH endonuclease — protein: MPNGLALSKLHHAAFDRHILGVRPDPTVGLRLDVLPEPDGPMLKYGL
- a CDS encoding serine protease; amino-acid sequence: MKQRALGMALIITWCMTLPLRADSVTERSLTLQFVPQESTGSSAPTLAGGMANRAVAVTFEDVRPPSEAAAVGEGTDDHDHLFPWHSTNSVMEFATEVFHRTSVAWGIQESAGADLTLALRITRFFVTEKDQAVGSTYAAEVRIGFALKDRAGAVLADGASAGSARRYGRKRSGENCNEVLSDAIKEAYANLFDNPNLQAAWSGKRPTSTSRSNDAAPPAAGTAWFVGHRWLVTANHVVEGHSSLSIVLEGGTQLPVRAITRDAANDVAILELDADPPTTTGCLVLSSGGLMMGQSVFTVGFPHPDIMGTGPKLTTGEISAEQGLMDDPRLYQISVPVQMGNSGGPLLGTRGDVAGLIVGKLSPLVMLRTTGDLPENVNYALKADYIRPLLRGLSLCQSPRPQPAQGETDLSAVAGRVRHAVVIVIAN